One Methanomassiliicoccales archaeon DNA window includes the following coding sequences:
- a CDS encoding translation initiation factor IF-2 subunit gamma has protein sequence MIVPQQPEVNIGMIGHVDHGKTTLTKALTGEWTDRHSEEIKRGISIRLGYADVAFYKCRSCEPPAAYTNDKTCKHCGGEAEFLRAVSFVDAPGHETLMATMLSGAALMNGALLLVAANERCPQPQTKEHLMALTIIGVDRIIVVQNKIDLVTKEEALENYRQIRSFVKGTIAENAPIIPVSAHHDVNIDKLIETIEKYIPTPKFDASKPARMYVARSFDINIPGSSPEELKGGVLGGSLIQGQLELGDEIEISPGRKIEGSGGKTSWEPLTTTVVSLHAGGTPLEKAKPGGLIAIGTKLDPSLTKSDGLTGRMVGKPGTLPPVLSKFTMSTHLLERVVGSAEDLVVENIRTNEPLMLSVGTATTVGIVVSARETTCEVSLKIPVCAEPNQRVAISRKISGKWRLIGYGIIQ, from the coding sequence ATGATCGTACCGCAGCAGCCCGAGGTCAACATTGGGATGATTGGTCATGTCGACCATGGAAAAACGACCCTTACGAAGGCGCTCACTGGAGAGTGGACAGACCGTCATTCCGAGGAAATCAAACGCGGTATCTCGATCAGACTTGGATACGCGGATGTAGCATTCTATAAGTGTCGCTCGTGCGAACCTCCGGCTGCATATACGAATGATAAGACCTGCAAACACTGCGGGGGCGAGGCGGAGTTCCTCCGTGCCGTCTCTTTTGTTGATGCACCAGGTCATGAGACTCTGATGGCGACGATGCTTTCTGGAGCTGCCTTGATGAATGGTGCTCTGCTTCTTGTCGCAGCCAATGAGCGCTGTCCCCAGCCTCAGACAAAGGAGCATCTGATGGCGCTGACGATCATAGGTGTTGACAGAATCATCGTTGTGCAAAACAAGATCGATCTCGTGACGAAAGAGGAGGCGCTGGAGAATTACCGGCAGATCAGATCCTTTGTGAAGGGCACGATCGCCGAGAACGCACCAATAATCCCGGTCTCAGCACATCATGATGTGAACATCGATAAACTCATTGAGACGATTGAAAAGTACATCCCTACCCCAAAATTCGATGCGAGTAAACCTGCAAGAATGTATGTTGCGAGATCGTTCGATATCAATATACCTGGGTCATCCCCGGAAGAACTGAAGGGAGGTGTACTCGGCGGGAGCCTGATTCAGGGACAGCTCGAGCTTGGCGATGAAATCGAGATCAGCCCTGGGAGAAAGATTGAGGGGAGTGGTGGGAAGACCTCGTGGGAACCACTGACGACAACTGTTGTCTCGCTTCATGCAGGTGGTACGCCACTCGAAAAAGCGAAGCCCGGTGGACTCATTGCTATTGGAACGAAACTTGACCCCTCGTTGACCAAGTCAGACGGGCTCACAGGCCGTATGGTTGGCAAGCCTGGAACACTCCCACCTGTTCTCAGTAAATTCACGATGTCAACTCACCTCCTTGAGAGAGTTGTTGGTTCGGCGGAGGACCTGGTGGTCGAGAATATAAGAACGAATGAACCGCTCATGCTGAGCGTCGGCACAGCAACAACCGTTGGGATTGTAGTGAGTGCAAGGGAAACGACATGTGAAGTCTCGCTCAAAATCCCCGTCTGCGCGGAACCGAATCAAAGGGTCGCGATTTCTCGGAAAATCTCTGGAAAATGGCGTCTCATCGGTTATGGCATTATACAGTGA
- a CDS encoding twitching motility protein PilT, protein MQKVVLDTNALLMPFECSLNIDLELRRLIGECEVHVPSPVLGELKRSRNKYAKAALDLARKYMIDPTDQQGDDAIVELALKLNAFVVTNDKYLISKLSARGIRVIVLRSKNHLDFYAD, encoded by the coding sequence ATGCAAAAAGTCGTTCTTGACACGAACGCTCTTCTCATGCCTTTTGAGTGTTCTCTTAACATAGACCTCGAACTGCGGCGCCTCATTGGTGAGTGCGAGGTTCATGTACCCTCACCCGTTCTCGGCGAATTGAAACGTTCGAGAAATAAATACGCAAAGGCGGCTCTCGACCTGGCGAGGAAGTACATGATCGATCCAACAGACCAGCAAGGAGACGATGCGATTGTCGAACTCGCTCTAAAGCTCAATGCCTTCGTTGTGACTAACGATAAATATCTCATTTCAAAGCTCAGTGCTCGTGGAATCAGGGTCATAGTGCTCCGGTCGAAGAATCACCTTGATTTCTACGCGGATTAA